CTTCTTCAATCAGGAGAAGACCTTTAGGGACCACCTGCGTCGCCCACCGAGAAAGCGCAGCCTGCGGATCGAGGAGATGCGTCATGAGGAACCGGCAGAAAAGGAGATCCGCGGGACCGGCGGGAAAGGGAATTTTTGTAACATCATGAAGCTGAAAGGAAACGCTGTCCGTGGCGGATTTTTGAGCCAGAGATATGAAGTGTTCAGAATTATCCAACCCGACAGCTTGCTCGCAGCCAAGAACGTTTGCGATGAGATGCGTGGTATAGCCGGGTCCACATCCCACGTCGAAGAAAAGGCGCGGCTTCCTTCGAACATGGCCAATTACAAACGCTTTGGTGGAATCGGCATAGACCTCCGCAAGGATTTTTAGCCGGTGTCCCGCCAGGTCAGAATCACCGAAAAGATATTCCGTCAAAAAGTCGGTCCCTGCTTCAAGTAATTGAAGGGAATGGACCGGTTCAATTCGGCGCAGGTGCGCTTGCCGCTCGCGACCTCGAGCGCCAGGTCGAAAATCTGCCGACCGACCTCCTCGATGGTTTTGCCCGCGTCGGTTATCGCGCCTGCGTTCACGTCCATGTCTCCCGGCATCTTGTTGAAGGTGCGCGAGTTGCTGCACACTTTGACGACCGGGATAGCGGGGAATCCGGCGACCGAGCCCCGGCCCGTAGTGAAAAGAATGAGCTGTGCTCCGGCGGCCGCCATGCCGGCCATCGAGTCGATGTCGTAGCCGGGCGTATCCATGATGACGAACCCGCGGTTGGTCGGTTTGCCGGCATATTCGACAATTTCGGTAATAGGAGTTGTCCCGCCCTTTCTGATACAGCCGAGCGATTTTTCCGTGATTGACGAGAGGCCGCCGTCGATGTTGCCGGGTGCGATCACCATTCCCGCGAGTTCTCCGAGGCTCTCGCGCACGTGCCTCTCATGGTTGTTCACGAGGCGCTCCACCTGCTCGCCAAGTTCGGGAGTTGCGCACCGGCGTTTGAGGATATGGGCCGTCCCGATCATTTCTGTCGTCTCGCTCAGAATGACAGTGCCGCCCTCGCGCACGAGAAGATCAGCCGCCGCGCCGACGGCCGGGTTAGCGGTGATGCCGGAGAAAGCGTCCGACCCGCCGCACTCGAGCGCGATAATCAGCTCGCTTGCCGGCGCCGACACTCGCTCCTGCCGCTCGAGCTGCTTCAGGAATCGGCTTGCGATCTCAATGCCCTTCGCCGTAGTGGCTGCGCTGCCGCCGGAATCCTGAATCACAAGCGCCTCGATGGGCTTGTTTTCCACAACTTGCGTGAGAAAGGAGCTGTTCAGATTTTCGCATCCGTGGCCGATCACAAGAGCCGCGCCCACGTTCGGATTATTCAGAAGTCCGGAAAGAGTGCGCATCATCACGCCGAGATCTTCAGGTCCACACCCGCAGCCATAGGGATGCGTCAGCGGAACGATCTCGGGCAGCGCACGGCTGATGGCGTCCACAACTCCGTTAGCGCAGGCAACCGACGACATGACCATGACATGGTTCCGCGTGCCGAACCGCCCGTCCTCCCGCTTGTATCCTGAGAAATTCATTTCCTCCTCCTTATTGAGCCTTTTGCCGCCGATATCCTTAATCTTTCAAATCGCCCGGGATCGGCTGAGTATTGTGCACGTGGACCCATTCGCCCTTCTTGATTGCGCGCGTGGCCTCTACGATCGGCTCGCCATAACGGAACACCTCTTCCCCCTTCCGGATTTCCGAAAGCGCCACTTTATGGCCCGCATCGACATCCTCAATGGTTTCCACCAGCGGTTTGCCTTCGACTACAACCGCTTCGCCTTTGGCTATCGGATGAACTGCTATGGCCACGTTGTCTTTTTGATCTATTTTCAGCGCATTATTCTTCATGCCGCCTCCTCCCGTTAACAACGTTCGCGTGTACGTGCGGAATTCGTCTCATTTTATCATAAAGAGCGAATCCGGCGAAATGAGAACCGTCTCGACGGGCAAGACTAGCCATTGGGCATTTTCGTGCAGTCCTTGCACTTTCATTCCGGGATTTGTATAATCGAATTAGCAAATCATACTGAGGGAGGAATCGTATTATGGCATTACTTGAAATGAAGCTGGACGGCGTGATGTATGATGTACTAAAAAGGCCGATTGTCATTCTCAGGTATGAGGACAGAATCCTGCCGATTCTCGTGGGAAATGCGGAAGCTTTTGCGATCGCGAACGGGATGGAGAAGGTCGAGATGCCGCGTCCGATGACGCACGACCTGATCACGTTCATCCTGAAAGGTTTCCAGACCAGCCTGCAAAGTGTGCAAGTTTACAAGCTTGAAGGCGGCACTTTCTACGCCTATCTCATGTTGAATCAGGAAGCCAATGGCGAGGGCGACATGAGCATCATAAAGATCGACTGCCGTCCCAGTGATGCCATTGCGCTGGCGGTCCGGATGGCCAGCCCCATCTTTGTCGAGGAAGAAGTTCTTCGGGTCGCCGGACAAGACAGTATTCCGCAGGAGGAGACGGAGGGAGGCGAGGAAGACGAGGGAGAAGAAGATTTCCTGGATTAACCGCTATCCTCACCATTTTTCTTGTTCCCGGGCGCGTCTCAGTTCCGAACATCCCCTCAGCATTACGTCCCCAGTAGCATCCTCCTGATGAAGCCTGCGATTGGATGCGTATCCGCCTGATCTTTTGCCGCCATCGGCGAGAATCCCTTCCGGCGCATTGATCGTCTTATCCGGAGGAGAAACCGCTGAATCAGCGCGTTATGAATCGGACTTGGAGAGATATTCAGGAGGCGATATCCACGCGCACATTCAGATATTGGAGCAAGGTTCCGGTGGCGCGGCGAAGGTTGGACAGGGCGATTCGATAATCCGCTTGCGCGTTGACCAGCCTGGCCTCGGCTTCGGCAAGTTCCTCCTCGAACTGCAGGAGATCGAACGTGGTCGTTGCGCCTACTTCATATCTCTTCTTTTCGGCATCGAGGCTTTTTTTGCGGAAATCCATTGTCACGCGAGCGGCCTGAACGCGTTCCCATGTCGTGGCGATCTGCCGAAGCGCGTTGCGAACGTCCTGTATGATCAGCAGGCGCACGTTTTGGATTGAGCTATCCAACTGCGAGACCGTGAGGTTTGCCACGCGGTATTGGCCTCGCTCGAAATTCCGGCCGAGCGGCATCTCGAACGTGAACCCGAGCAACCACTGAAAATTGTCTCCCGAGAAAAGGTCGTCAGCCGCAGGGTCGATGCCTATATCCGGCGGCTGTATGAGCGAGACGCCGAAATCTTCGTCCAGTCCGATAAGCCCGACAGTTGCGTTCAGATTCAGCGCCGGCAGGAGCTGATTCTTTGCGAATTTCGCCTGAAGTTCACCCGCTTCACGCTGGAGAAGAAGCGCCTCGAGATCGCGTCTTGATCGAAAAGCGGTCGCTATTTCTTCCGCTTCGGCATATTTATCCGGCGGAGCGAAATCCACCTCATCGGTAGGGAAGACTACAAGATCCCAATTCATCTGTTCCGGAAATAAATTGATAAGCGAAACCAGCGTGTCGCTTGCTGTCTCCAGCAGGCTCAAGGCTACTATCACTTCCTCTTCCCTGAAAGCGACCCCTGTTTCCGACTGCAGGACGTCAAGCGGCGCCACAACACCCACTCTCAGTCGTATCCGGTTCTCACGAAGCAGGTTTTGCGCAACGTTGAGGGAGTTCAACTTCACGTACAGGTTCTTATAGGCGAACACGAGGTTCCAATATGCCTGCTCTACTTCAAAGAACGTATCTATGACGGCCTGCTCGAACAGAGCGATCGAGGCTTCTTTATTGATTTCGGCTGCACGTATTCCGGTTGTATTAACATCTATGCCGAAATTTTTCAGGAGCGGCTGAGAAACGCTCAGAACCGTCTCGAACTGCTGCTGTCCTGATGTACCAAGGAATTCAGTGATCGTCGACATCGGAGTATGTTCGCTTATGACAGTCGCTTCATACGTGAGACCGGATGGGAGCGCACCCGCCACGCCGCCCGTTAAAACCCACTGTTCGGCTTCGACTGCATTCAGACCTCCGGTGGCAATCGAAACGCTCGAGGGCAGCGGCACGGTAGTGTCGACATACGTGGCATTGAAGAACGCGACTGGATCGAAAACACCTTTTTGGACGTCAACTTCAACAGTACTGATGCGAGGTGAATACCTCTGGATCTGAATATCAAGGCTGTTGGTCAGGGCGATGCAGAGCGCATCGCGCAGCGAGAGCGGCGTCAGGTTTTGTGGTGGCAGCAGTTGTTCAATCGCAGGCGGCCCTTGAGATTCGCCCTCCTCAATTCGGGATTGGGCATCCGTTTCGGAAAGAACGGACACGGGTGCGAAGAGAACGAACAGGACCAAGGCGAATCCTGCGAGCGACCATCTAGAACTCTTCATTA
The DNA window shown above is from Candidatus Abyssobacteria bacterium SURF_5 and carries:
- a CDS encoding class I SAM-dependent methyltransferase, with translation MQQLAHLQQDAGRHGRERRRDNRRGQNHRGGRSADFRPGARGRERQAHLRRIEPVHSLQLLEAGTDFLTEYLFGDSDLAGHRLKILAEVYADSTKAFVIGHVRRKPRLFFDVGCGPGYTTHLIANVLGCEQAVGLDNSEHFISLAQKSATDSVSFQLHDVTKIPFPAGPADLLFCRFLMTHLLDPQAALSRWATQVVPKGLLLIEEVETIMTANPIFTEYLQIVDAMLKAQNRMLYIGPSLDSIHPPGSLKKVRSTLNQLVVPTHQAALMFYLNIQTWKRQPFVRTNYYSSSIENLEKAMGILSAAKKDEIEIQWTLRQMVFESR
- a CDS encoding galactonate dehydratase — translated: MNFSGYKREDGRFGTRNHVMVMSSVACANGVVDAISRALPEIVPLTHPYGCGCGPEDLGVMMRTLSGLLNNPNVGAALVIGHGCENLNSSFLTQVVENKPIEALVIQDSGGSAATTAKGIEIASRFLKQLERQERVSAPASELIIALECGGSDAFSGITANPAVGAAADLLVREGGTVILSETTEMIGTAHILKRRCATPELGEQVERLVNNHERHVRESLGELAGMVIAPGNIDGGLSSITEKSLGCIRKGGTTPITEIVEYAGKPTNRGFVIMDTPGYDIDSMAGMAAAGAQLILFTTGRGSVAGFPAIPVVKVCSNSRTFNKMPGDMDVNAGAITDAGKTIEEVGRQIFDLALEVASGKRTCAELNRSIPFNYLKQGPTF
- a CDS encoding bifunctional nuclease family protein, with product MALLEMKLDGVMYDVLKRPIVILRYEDRILPILVGNAEAFAIANGMEKVEMPRPMTHDLITFILKGFQTSLQSVQVYKLEGGTFYAYLMLNQEANGEGDMSIIKIDCRPSDAIALAVRMASPIFVEEEVLRVAGQDSIPQEETEGGEEDEGEEDFLD
- a CDS encoding TolC family protein, which encodes MKSSRWSLAGFALVLFVLFAPVSVLSETDAQSRIEEGESQGPPAIEQLLPPQNLTPLSLRDALCIALTNSLDIQIQRYSPRISTVEVDVQKGVFDPVAFFNATYVDTTVPLPSSVSIATGGLNAVEAEQWVLTGGVAGALPSGLTYEATVISEHTPMSTITEFLGTSGQQQFETVLSVSQPLLKNFGIDVNTTGIRAAEINKEASIALFEQAVIDTFFEVEQAYWNLVFAYKNLYVKLNSLNVAQNLLRENRIRLRVGVVAPLDVLQSETGVAFREEEVIVALSLLETASDTLVSLINLFPEQMNWDLVVFPTDEVDFAPPDKYAEAEEIATAFRSRRDLEALLLQREAGELQAKFAKNQLLPALNLNATVGLIGLDEDFGVSLIQPPDIGIDPAADDLFSGDNFQWLLGFTFEMPLGRNFERGQYRVANLTVSQLDSSIQNVRLLIIQDVRNALRQIATTWERVQAARVTMDFRKKSLDAEKKRYEVGATTTFDLLQFEEELAEAEARLVNAQADYRIALSNLRRATGTLLQYLNVRVDIAS